One part of the Thiothrix nivea DSM 5205 genome encodes these proteins:
- a CDS encoding IS5 family transposase, whose protein sequence is MSKKSAIKTSLFAAEEREQKLDRKGDLLSTLEKHVKFSDLAAEIDRIAPRPNRKQGGRPPYPTELMVRVLVLQHLYNLSDEALEYQLLDRLSFQRFCGLRHSSSIPDANTLWVFRERISAAGGADALFDAVQRQLQQHGFIARGGQIVDATLVEAPRQHFRKAEKEKLVQGETPPEWTDAQRRQKDTEASWTKKHGKSHHGYKLSISADRKYKLIRKRHVSTAKEHDTNHFEDVLDPANTSRDVWADKGYEDRAREQRLQQNGWRLHIQHKAKRGKPPSECQKRRNTRIAKPRARVEHVFGAMLAMGGKRIRSIGLARAEFGLSIKAAVYNLRRLCSLKESGVAPI, encoded by the coding sequence ATGAGTAAGAAAAGCGCCATCAAAACCAGTCTATTTGCCGCTGAAGAGCGGGAACAGAAACTCGACCGTAAGGGGGACCTGTTGTCCACGCTGGAAAAACACGTCAAATTTTCCGATCTGGCTGCTGAAATCGACCGGATTGCCCCGCGCCCCAACCGAAAACAGGGAGGCCGTCCGCCCTACCCGACCGAACTGATGGTGCGGGTGTTGGTACTGCAGCATCTGTATAACCTGTCGGACGAAGCGCTGGAATACCAACTGCTTGACCGGCTGTCCTTCCAGCGCTTCTGCGGTCTGCGGCATTCCAGCAGCATCCCGGATGCCAACACCCTGTGGGTCTTCCGTGAACGGATCAGCGCGGCAGGAGGTGCTGATGCCTTATTTGATGCCGTGCAGCGTCAGTTGCAGCAACACGGGTTCATTGCCCGTGGCGGGCAAATCGTTGACGCCACGCTGGTGGAGGCTCCCCGGCAACATTTCCGCAAAGCGGAGAAAGAAAAGCTGGTACAGGGTGAAACACCACCGGAGTGGACGGACGCGCAACGCCGCCAGAAAGACACCGAAGCCAGTTGGACAAAGAAGCATGGCAAAAGCCACCACGGTTACAAGCTCAGCATCAGTGCCGACCGGAAATATAAACTGATCCGCAAACGCCACGTCAGCACCGCCAAAGAACACGACACCAACCACTTTGAAGACGTACTTGATCCCGCTAACACCAGCCGTGACGTGTGGGCGGACAAGGGGTATGAGGACAGGGCGCGAGAACAACGCCTCCAGCAAAACGGTTGGCGGTTGCACATCCAGCACAAAGCCAAACGTGGCAAGCCGCCATCCGAATGCCAGAAACGCCGCAATACCCGTATCGCCAAACCACGTGCACGGGTCGAGCATGTGTTTGGGGCGATGTTGGCGATGGGCGGAAAACGGATCCGCAGCATTGGGTTGGCGCGAGCAGAATTTGGCCTAAGCATCAAGGCGGCTGTTTACAACCTGCGGCGGCTTTGTTCGCTCAAAGAAAGCGGAGTTGCGCCCATTTGA
- the prmB gene encoding 50S ribosomal protein L3 N(5)-glutamine methyltransferase, which produces MDSDHTALLTIKDYIRWGASRFAEAELSFSHGMASPFDEAAYLVLYTLHLPTDTPDLYFDSRLTSAEREAVADIIRQRVETRKPAAYLTNEGWFCGLPFYVDERVLIPRSPIAETIEKQFAPWIESHEVHNILDLCTGSGCIGIACAYAFPHAQIDLSDISADALGVAQTNIERHNLAGQAEAIASDLFDNLQGRQYDIIVSNPPYVDANDMAALTPEFLHEPSDLALASGHDGLDHVRRILREAAEHLTDNGILVVEVGNSQYALQAAYPDVLFHWLEFERGGDGVFLLTADQAKGNL; this is translated from the coding sequence ATGGACTCCGATCACACTGCACTGCTAACTATCAAGGACTACATCCGCTGGGGCGCAAGCCGCTTTGCCGAGGCCGAGCTGAGTTTCTCGCACGGCATGGCTTCTCCTTTCGACGAAGCCGCCTATCTGGTGCTGTACACCCTGCACCTGCCGACAGACACGCCCGACCTGTATTTCGACAGCCGCCTGACCAGCGCCGAACGTGAAGCAGTCGCGGACATCATCCGCCAGCGGGTGGAAACCCGCAAACCCGCCGCCTACCTGACCAACGAAGGCTGGTTTTGCGGCCTGCCTTTTTACGTCGATGAGCGCGTGCTGATCCCGCGTTCACCGATTGCGGAAACCATCGAAAAACAGTTTGCGCCCTGGATCGAATCGCATGAAGTTCACAACATACTTGACCTGTGCACCGGAAGTGGTTGTATTGGAATTGCTTGTGCCTATGCTTTCCCCCATGCTCAGATTGACCTCAGCGACATTTCGGCAGATGCGCTGGGAGTCGCGCAGACCAACATCGAGCGCCACAACCTTGCCGGACAGGCGGAAGCAATAGCATCCGACCTGTTCGACAACCTACAAGGCCGACAATACGACATTATCGTCAGCAACCCGCCGTATGTGGATGCTAACGACATGGCCGCCCTCACCCCTGAATTCCTGCACGAACCATCTGATCTGGCGCTGGCTTCCGGCCATGACGGGCTGGATCATGTGCGCCGCATCTTGCGCGAGGCTGCGGAACACCTGACCGACAATGGCATTCTGGTGGTGGAAGTGGGCAACAGCCAGTATGCGCTACAGGCTGCCTACCCAGATGTGCTGTTTCATTGGCTGGAATTTGAACGCGGCGGTGATGGAGTTTTCCTCCTTACCGCCGATCAGGCAAAAGGGAACCTCTAA
- a CDS encoding sensor histidine kinase produces the protein MSFLHNPTARNIQPLWIPVAVLGGLLLVSLVVQLTLAWLSYDRILPASRHIDHLDQLQQTLTQVETTLAHQLPDSSSIPPESRSALQQALQDLLTRVGYLANSTSASIRQAQQVLKVESAHPRETLLTVMNILREIFQQESRQHKDLTKSIFEASRFELELGVIVVLTLPLAAAILLTLMRRRILSPLQQMGYLMETLGKRQYQRIPAENVDPTLQPLMENYNTLVVRLSELEAEHLQYEQQLEQQVEKAARTLIEQQRSLANTERLAALGEVMARLAHELRNPLAGVKMACTNIRREIADSGEDVPHKERIELVGQEIDRMIQMLNSLLDQAHHQPEQLTSVQLDKAISDLLTLARYQMPEHISLHQEVPAAIVCRLPDTGLRQVLLNLILNARQALDSEPGTITVKAALENSILTISVSDDGPGFPPDLLENNIRAFNTHRVGGTGLGLSMVQRFARAHGGKLLLSSLEPHGACVTLRLNCVG, from the coding sequence ATGTCATTCCTGCACAACCCGACAGCACGCAATATCCAGCCCCTGTGGATACCGGTGGCGGTACTCGGCGGCCTGTTACTGGTGTCGCTGGTGGTGCAACTGACGCTGGCGTGGCTGTCGTATGACCGTATCCTGCCTGCCTCCCGCCATATCGACCATCTGGACCAGTTGCAGCAAACCCTGACCCAGGTCGAAACCACGCTTGCCCACCAGTTACCCGATAGCAGCAGCATACCGCCCGAGTCGCGCTCTGCCCTGCAACAAGCTTTGCAGGATTTGCTGACCCGCGTGGGGTATCTGGCAAACAGCACCTCAGCCAGCATCCGGCAGGCGCAGCAGGTACTGAAAGTGGAAAGCGCCCACCCACGCGAAACCCTGCTGACGGTCATGAACATCCTGCGTGAAATCTTCCAGCAGGAATCCCGCCAACACAAAGACCTGACCAAAAGCATTTTCGAGGCTTCCCGCTTTGAGCTGGAACTGGGTGTGATCGTGGTGCTGACCCTGCCGCTGGCCGCCGCCATCCTGCTAACCCTGATGCGGCGGCGCATCCTCAGCCCCTTGCAGCAAATGGGCTACCTGATGGAAACGCTGGGCAAACGCCAGTACCAGCGCATCCCGGCAGAAAACGTCGACCCCACGCTCCAGCCGCTGATGGAAAACTACAACACCCTGGTGGTACGCCTGTCCGAACTGGAGGCCGAGCACCTGCAATACGAGCAACAACTGGAACAACAGGTGGAAAAAGCCGCCCGCACCCTGATCGAACAGCAGCGCAGCCTCGCCAATACCGAACGGCTGGCGGCGCTGGGCGAAGTGATGGCGCGGCTGGCACACGAACTGCGCAACCCGCTGGCCGGGGTGAAAATGGCTTGCACCAACATCCGCCGGGAAATCGCCGACAGCGGCGAAGACGTGCCGCACAAGGAGCGCATTGAACTGGTCGGGCAGGAAATCGACCGCATGATCCAGATGCTCAACAGCCTGCTGGATCAGGCGCACCACCAGCCCGAACAACTGACAAGTGTACAGCTCGACAAGGCTATCAGCGACCTGCTGACGCTAGCGCGTTACCAGATGCCGGAACACATCAGCCTGCACCAGGAGGTTCCCGCCGCTATAGTCTGCCGTTTGCCCGACACCGGCTTGCGTCAGGTCTTGCTGAACCTGATCCTCAATGCCCGGCAGGCACTGGACAGTGAACCCGGCACCATCACCGTCAAGGCCGCGCTGGAAAACAGCATCCTCACCATCAGCGTCAGCGATGACGGCCCCGGTTTCCCGCCCGACCTGCTGGAAAACAACATCCGCGCCTTCAACACCCACCGGGTTGGCGGCACTGGCCTCGGCCTGTCGATGGTGCAACGTTTCGCGCGCGCCCACGGCGGCAAACTGCTGCTCAGCAGCCTTGAACCCCACGGCGCTTGCGTCACCCTGCGACTCAATTGTGTGGGCTAA
- a CDS encoding cytochrome d ubiquinol oxidase subunit II: MNELHAFLATVWFVLLGLVLALYVMLDGFELGVGILSLLNLLPKTLTPTPLPEGEGLRTAASCPPSTSGRGGWGVRVTGLNRLNEIWLLLAGMIMLGAFPPAFALIASSLRLPLALLLAGLLLRRAGVIANRHQRKPGLAHGLYGWGSLLAAIAQGLVLGAVCCGGLPAWVSPASCLIGVGVVLFYLLLGVCYQHGRRSLLFAGLGLFLLAFSALATWLYPDIIPGRLALGEAAASNQTLLSMILGISLLLPVILAYNGFQYLLSSKPSGQHDNHKTPPAA; encoded by the coding sequence ATGAACGAACTGCACGCATTCCTCGCCACGGTCTGGTTCGTCCTGCTGGGGTTGGTGCTCGCCCTGTACGTCATGCTGGATGGCTTTGAACTTGGGGTTGGCATACTGTCATTGCTGAACCTTCTCCCGAAGACCCTCACCCCAACCCCTCTCCCGGAGGGAGAGGGGCTAAGGACGGCGGCTTCTTGCCCCCCCTCTACCTCCGGGAGAGGGGGTTGGGGGGTGAGGGTAACGGGGCTGAATCGCCTGAATGAAATCTGGCTGCTGCTGGCAGGCATGATCATGCTGGGCGCTTTTCCACCGGCCTTTGCGCTGATCGCCAGTAGCCTGCGCCTGCCGCTGGCCTTGTTGCTGGCAGGGCTGCTGCTGCGGCGGGCGGGCGTCATTGCCAACCGCCATCAACGCAAGCCGGGGCTAGCGCATGGCTTGTACGGCTGGGGCAGCCTGTTGGCTGCCATTGCGCAAGGGCTGGTATTGGGCGCGGTTTGCTGCGGCGGCCTGCCGGCTTGGGTGTCACCCGCCAGCTGCTTGATCGGTGTCGGTGTGGTGCTGTTTTACCTGCTACTGGGCGTTTGTTACCAACATGGCCGCCGCTCCTTGCTGTTTGCCGGGCTGGGCTTGTTCCTGCTGGCATTCAGCGCGCTGGCTACCTGGCTGTATCCGGACATCATCCCCGGCAGGCTGGCGCTGGGCGAAGCTGCCGCTTCCAACCAGACCCTGTTGTCCATGATCCTCGGCATCAGCCTGCTGTTACCGGTGATACTGGCCTATAATGGCTTCCAGTACTTACTGTCCAGCAAACCTTCCGGCCAGCACGATAACCACAAGACACCACCGGCAGCTTAA